A segment of the Nitrosopumilus sp. genome:
ACTGCATGGCTATCATAAAGAACAATTCCCCCGTACTGTTCTTTTATAACAATTCAAAAAAATGGCTAGCAAAAATATCCAAGAAGGAATCATTTCACACTCATATCGGAGTGATTAAACACTCTGATGCGATTGGCAAGGAATACGGTTCTAGGCTGATCACAAACAAGGACAAGTATGTCTATCTTTTGGAACCTACGATGTATGATTATGTGATGAAACTTCAACACGGTACACAGATTGTATACCCGAAGGACATCGGCTACATCATAGCAAGATGTGGAATAGGCAGCGGTCAAAAAATTCTGGAAATTGGAACTGGCAGCGGCTCACTTACTTCCTTTGTAGCAGGTGTCGTAAAACCCAGGGGACATGTATACACTTTTGATGTCGATGAGAATTTTATGAAGATTGCGGCAAAAAATATCAAAAAGGCCGGAGTCGAAAAATATGTCACGCAACATAATCTTGATCTAAAGACTGAAAAAAAAATGCCTTTGAAAGACATGGATGTGGCATTCATTGACTTGGGCGACCCCTGGGTCGTGGTTCCACAAGTGAGACAAATGCTGAAAGGAAGCGGATGTGTATTTGCCATCTGTCCTACCATGAACCAATTGGAAAAACTGACCATGGCTCTGGTTGAAAATGAATTTACAGACATTGAATCAACTGAGCATATCTTGCGTACCATCGAGGCAAGGGAGGGAAAGACCAGACATTCTTTTCAAGGAATCGGCCATACCACATATCTCTGCTTTGCAAGAAAGGCCTTTTTTGGCAAAAATTCCAAAAAATCCTTGGATAAATCAAAATCTGATGCCAAAGATCTCCAAAAGCCTGTTGCAAAAAAACCCGTTGTCAGAGTCGCCAAAAAAACCCGTAGTACAAAAACAGCAGTTACTAAAGCAGTCAGAAAAACTGGTACTAAGACGACAAAAAGAACGACCAAAAAAACATCTTAGACTCTGACAGAATTTCAAAACAAGTTTATTCATGCATTGTCTGCAACATGTTGCATGGCAACTGAAAAACTATCTGCATCAACTGTTCAAAAGTTTATTCCTGCAAGGAATTCCAAATCGCGAAAGGGCGACAACGGAATCACGTTGGTCGTGGGCGGAAGCTACATCTATCACGGTGCCCCGATACTGTCTTCAATGGCCGCGTTGAAATGCGGTACTGATCTTGTTTACACCTGTGTTCCTAAAATCAACGTAACGCCGACGCGCGCAATCTCTCCAAATCTTATTGTCATTCCGCTAGTTGATCAAAAGCTTACTCTGGGTGCTGTCAACAAATTGATTGGGGCGTTGCCTCGTAACTTGCATTCATCTACGATCGGAATGGGGCTTGCGATTCAAGAAAAAAATTCATTGCTGCGTTTTGTAAATGCCATGCTGGACCGGGATGTAAGGCTGTCCTTGGATGCAAGTGCCCTGATTCCGGAAGTCTTGCCCCTTTTGGAAAACAAAAATGTCGTAGTGACTCCGCACGCCGGAGAATTCAAGCGACTCTTTGGTGAATCTCCTCCCAATTCTGAAATTGACAGAATTCGTCTTGTGGAAAAGAATGCACAGAAATTTGGAATTACTGTTTTATTAAAAGGTGCAACTGACATCATCTCTGATGGCTCTATCACATATCTAAATGAGAAAAATACTCCGTGTATGACCGTAGGCGGTACTGGCGATGTTCTTTCCGGACTTGTTGCAGGACTGTTGTCACGCAATCGTAATCCCTTGGAGTCTGCTGCAGCTGCAGCCTTTGTCAACGGGCTGGCAGGTGCGGAATCTCAAAAGAAACTGGGACTGCACATGACATCCATGGATCTTTTGGATGAAATTTCTTGCGTGATGATGCCATTTGACAGAATTTTGTGACTGATATGAGCCATCTCAAGCACGTAGACACTCACATGGATGGCCTGATATCTGATCTGCAGATGCTGATTCGACAACCCAGCGTATCTGCAAAAAATGAGGGCATAGAAGAGTGCGCAAAGCTGGTTCAAAAACTGCTAAAAAATTCCGGAGTAAAATCCGATATACTTCGACTGAAAAAAGGCGTTGCGCCAATCGTATACGGGGAAGTCAAGTCAAAACAAAATCCGTCAAAGACTCTCATGTTTTACAATCACTATGACGTGCAACCTGCAGAACCCTTTGATTTGTGGGATGATCCTCCATTCAGCGGCACAAGAAAGGGAAATAAAATTTTTGGAAGGGGTGCTACTGACGACAAGGGTGAGCTGATCACGCGAATCAAAGCTGTGGAGGCGTGTCTCAAAGCTACATGTGACGTTCCATGCAACATAAAATTTGTAATTGAGGGTGAGGAAGAAACCGGAAGTGCACACATTGAGCAGTATCTGAAAAAATACAAAAAGAAATTCTCATGTGACGGCGTAATCTGGGAGTTCGGATACGTGGATGCAAAAAACAGGCCCATCATCGGTCTTGGGATGAAGGGATTGCTGTTTGTAGAATTATCCGTACGCGAATCAATCCGGGATGCGCACTCCAGTCTTGCCGTTCTGATAAAGAATCCCGCATGGCGACTGATTGAAGCTGTCAACACGCTTAGGAATACTGACGGAAAAATCCTCATCAAGGACTGGT
Coding sequences within it:
- a CDS encoding methyltransferase domain-containing protein; its protein translation is MAIIKNNSPVLFFYNNSKKWLAKISKKESFHTHIGVIKHSDAIGKEYGSRLITNKDKYVYLLEPTMYDYVMKLQHGTQIVYPKDIGYIIARCGIGSGQKILEIGTGSGSLTSFVAGVVKPRGHVYTFDVDENFMKIAAKNIKKAGVEKYVTQHNLDLKTEKKMPLKDMDVAFIDLGDPWVVVPQVRQMLKGSGCVFAICPTMNQLEKLTMALVENEFTDIESTEHILRTIEAREGKTRHSFQGIGHTTYLCFARKAFFGKNSKKSLDKSKSDAKDLQKPVAKKPVVRVAKKTRSTKTAVTKAVRKTGTKTTKRTTKKTS
- a CDS encoding NAD(P)H-hydrate dehydratase, with protein sequence MATEKLSASTVQKFIPARNSKSRKGDNGITLVVGGSYIYHGAPILSSMAALKCGTDLVYTCVPKINVTPTRAISPNLIVIPLVDQKLTLGAVNKLIGALPRNLHSSTIGMGLAIQEKNSLLRFVNAMLDRDVRLSLDASALIPEVLPLLENKNVVVTPHAGEFKRLFGESPPNSEIDRIRLVEKNAQKFGITVLLKGATDIISDGSITYLNEKNTPCMTVGGTGDVLSGLVAGLLSRNRNPLESAAAAAFVNGLAGAESQKKLGLHMTSMDLLDEISCVMMPFDRIL
- a CDS encoding M20/M25/M40 family metallo-hydrolase, which encodes MSHLKHVDTHMDGLISDLQMLIRQPSVSAKNEGIEECAKLVQKLLKNSGVKSDILRLKKGVAPIVYGEVKSKQNPSKTLMFYNHYDVQPAEPFDLWDDPPFSGTRKGNKIFGRGATDDKGELITRIKAVEACLKATCDVPCNIKFVIEGEEETGSAHIEQYLKKYKKKFSCDGVIWEFGYVDAKNRPIIGLGMKGLLFVELSVRESIRDAHSSLAVLIKNPAWRLIEAVNTLRNTDGKILIKDWYKEVTPFSKNDLEIIRKEPFDESVFRKEFGIKSFVGGKKGMDAKKALVGGATCNIAGFISGYVGDGAKTVLPGEALVKIDFRLIPEMVPSKQVSRLKSHLKSKGFSDIAIKIFHGEAAARTDSSSPFVSQVKDAADKTFGKSILNISNAGTGPMHPFAGILNAPCISVGSTYMFSRIHSPNEFARVDLLKKTTKCMCLIMDNFGSNS